The Sphaerospermopsis torques-reginae ITEP-024 genome has a window encoding:
- a CDS encoding MBL fold metallo-hydrolase, with amino-acid sequence MKSLHRTDLYTWSCFNPTRNIDFNGFAWIRPEGNILIDPVALSNHDWHHLESLGGVVWIILTNSDHLRAAKEIASQTYAKIAAPIAEKENFPIACDRWLSDGEEFVPGMKVMELQGSKTPGELALLLEDTTLIIGDLVRSRSAGTLTILSDDKLLNRKQAIASVHRLATLTKVQAVLVGDGWSVFRDGNERLKELVATF; translated from the coding sequence ATGAAATCTTTGCACCGTACCGATTTATATACCTGGTCTTGTTTTAACCCGACAAGAAATATTGATTTCAATGGGTTCGCCTGGATTCGTCCAGAGGGTAATATATTAATTGATCCAGTAGCTTTATCAAATCATGATTGGCATCATCTGGAATCTCTCGGTGGTGTGGTTTGGATTATCCTGACAAACTCGGATCATCTGCGAGCAGCTAAGGAAATTGCTAGTCAAACTTATGCGAAAATTGCAGCACCGATAGCTGAAAAGGAAAATTTCCCAATAGCGTGCGATCGCTGGTTGAGTGATGGTGAAGAATTTGTCCCAGGAATGAAAGTCATGGAACTTCAAGGTTCAAAAACTCCCGGTGAACTAGCTTTACTACTAGAGGACACCACTTTGATTATCGGTGATTTAGTGCGATCGCGTTCAGCAGGTACTTTAACTATTTTATCCGATGACAAGCTGTTAAATCGAAAACAAGCTATTGCTTCCGTTCACAGATTAGCTACATTAACAAAAGTGCAAGCTGTTTTAGTCGGTGATGGGTGGTCAGTATTTCGGGACGGAAATGAAAGATTAAAAGAACTTGTAGCCACTTTTTGA
- a CDS encoding class I SAM-dependent methyltransferase produces the protein MNNFINSKKQLFDRWASSYDWTFPSFIYQAIHKRLISHIEIPANANVLDLGCGTGRLLNRLASQFPDLRGTGLDLSPQMLRVARQSNQHRPRLIYIEGNAESLPFAEGQFDAIFNTISFLHYPQPEQVLSEIARVLVPGGRFYLVDITAHKSPFQLMVNSPVGVKFYHQEQREKLGSDAGLLCLGHYYLLGPVLLTIFAKPE, from the coding sequence ATGAATAATTTTATCAATAGTAAAAAACAACTATTTGATCGTTGGGCATCAAGTTACGATTGGACTTTTCCTTCTTTTATTTACCAAGCTATTCATAAAAGATTAATTTCCCATATCGAAATCCCAGCAAATGCCAATGTTTTAGATTTAGGTTGTGGAACTGGACGCTTATTAAATAGATTAGCCAGTCAATTTCCTGACTTACGCGGTACTGGTTTAGATTTATCTCCCCAAATGTTGCGGGTTGCCAGACAAAGTAATCAGCACCGTCCACGCTTAATTTATATTGAAGGGAATGCGGAATCACTTCCTTTTGCTGAAGGTCAATTTGATGCAATTTTTAACACTATCAGTTTTTTACATTATCCTCAACCAGAACAAGTTTTAAGTGAAATTGCCAGGGTACTTGTTCCCGGTGGACGCTTTTATTTAGTTGATATAACTGCTCATAAATCCCCTTTTCAATTAATGGTAAATTCTCCGGTTGGAGTTAAATTTTATCATCAAGAACAACGTGAAAAACTAGGATCTGATGCTGGTTTATTGTGTTTAGGTCATTATTATTTATTAGGTCCAGTATTACTGACTATTTTCGCAAAACCTGAATAG
- a CDS encoding DUF192 domain-containing protein: MLRRQTVLYLLLSVLLIGCSPPTTAEPTTTSTSQVQLQTPKGQNLPISAQATIPNGTKINLEVAKTPEQQAMGLMYRPALPDDRGMLFVFPSAQPVSFWMLNVPVSLDMVFLQDGVIKYIETAAPPCKSEPCPTYGPNVPIDQVIELRSKRATELGLQVGDKVKIEFFNPSY; this comes from the coding sequence ATGTTGCGTCGGCAAACTGTATTGTATCTACTCCTGAGTGTTTTACTCATTGGCTGTTCACCCCCAACCACCGCCGAACCCACTACTACATCAACCTCTCAAGTCCAATTACAAACCCCTAAAGGTCAAAATTTGCCAATCTCTGCTCAAGCTACCATTCCCAACGGCACAAAAATTAACCTAGAAGTCGCAAAAACACCAGAACAACAGGCTATGGGGTTGATGTATAGACCAGCTTTACCCGATGACAGGGGAATGTTATTTGTATTTCCCTCAGCCCAACCAGTCAGTTTTTGGATGTTGAATGTCCCCGTATCTTTAGATATGGTCTTTCTTCAGGATGGAGTAATCAAGTACATTGAGACCGCTGCACCCCCCTGTAAAAGTGAACCTTGTCCCACCTATGGTCCTAACGTACCAATAGACCAAGTAATTGAACTGAGATCCAAACGAGCTACAGAATTAGGTTTACAGGTAGGTGACAAAGTAAAAATTGAATTTTTCAACCCAAGTTATTAG
- a CDS encoding DUF2949 domain-containing protein produces the protein MIIHSTQGGEIQMAQSRYSRLINFLQEDLAISAASLSVALRHREQDTGSLTMILWQYGLITLEQLEQIYDWLETA, from the coding sequence ATGATAATACACTCTACTCAAGGAGGTGAGATACAAATGGCACAATCAAGATATTCTCGTTTGATTAATTTTCTCCAAGAAGATTTGGCGATCTCAGCCGCTTCTCTGTCTGTGGCTTTGCGTCATCGGGAGCAGGATACAGGCTCTTTAACCATGATCCTGTGGCAGTATGGGTTGATTACCCTAGAGCAGTTAGAACAAATTTATGATTGGTTGGAGACTGCATAG
- a CDS encoding pyridoxal-phosphate-dependent aminotransferase family protein, with amino-acid sequence MDDKLMLMIPGPTPVPEAALLALAKHPIGHRTSEFSNMMGEVTENLKWLHQTQNDVLMLNVSGTGAVEAGMINFLSPGDRILVGSNGKFGERWVEVGQAFGLNVEAVTAEWGQPLDPAKFGEILQADTNKEIKAVIITHSETSTGVINDLAAINSHVKAHGEALIIVDAVTSLGAYNVAVDALGLDVVASGSQKGYMIPPGLGFVSVSPKAWEAYKTAKLPKYYLDLGKYRKSTAKNTTPFTPPVNLIVALHTTLGMMKKEGLESIFARHERQKNATRAAMKALNLPLFAADECASPAITAVSVPGMEADKIRSLMKKRFDIALAGGQDHLSNKIFRIGHLGFVSDRDILSCIASLEIVLAEVGYENFTPGAGIAAAAKVFG; translated from the coding sequence ATGGACGATAAGCTAATGTTGATGATTCCTGGACCTACTCCGGTTCCAGAAGCTGCTTTACTAGCTTTGGCTAAACACCCCATTGGACACCGTACCAGTGAATTTAGTAACATGATGGGGGAGGTGACAGAAAATCTGAAATGGCTGCACCAAACCCAAAATGATGTACTGATGCTGAATGTTAGCGGTACTGGTGCGGTAGAAGCGGGAATGATTAATTTTCTGTCTCCTGGCGATCGCATTTTGGTCGGTTCTAATGGTAAGTTTGGTGAACGTTGGGTAGAAGTCGGTCAAGCTTTTGGTTTAAATGTGGAAGCTGTCACCGCAGAATGGGGACAACCTTTAGACCCTGCTAAGTTTGGAGAAATTTTACAAGCTGACACCAACAAGGAAATTAAAGCTGTCATTATCACCCACAGCGAAACTTCCACAGGTGTAATTAATGATTTGGCAGCTATCAACAGTCATGTAAAAGCACATGGGGAAGCTTTAATCATTGTTGATGCTGTAACTAGCTTGGGTGCTTACAATGTTGCGGTTGATGCTTTGGGTTTGGATGTAGTTGCTTCCGGTTCTCAAAAAGGCTATATGATACCCCCCGGTTTAGGATTTGTGTCTGTAAGTCCTAAAGCTTGGGAAGCTTACAAAACTGCGAAGTTGCCAAAATATTATTTAGATTTAGGTAAATATCGCAAATCTACAGCTAAAAATACAACTCCTTTTACTCCCCCAGTGAACTTAATTGTGGCACTACACACCACCTTGGGGATGATGAAAAAAGAGGGTTTAGAGTCAATTTTTGCCCGTCATGAACGCCAAAAAAATGCGACTCGTGCAGCGATGAAAGCTTTAAATTTACCATTGTTTGCAGCGGATGAATGCGCTAGTCCAGCTATTACCGCTGTATCAGTACCGGGAATGGAAGCGGATAAAATTCGGTCTTTGATGAAAAAGCGGTTTGATATTGCTTTAGCTGGTGGTCAAGACCATCTGAGTAATAAAATTTTCCGTATTGGTCACTTAGGATTTGTGAGCGATCGCGATATTCTCAGTTGTATCGCATCATTAGAAATTGTACTGGCAGAAGTTGGGTATGAAAACTTTACCCCTGGTGCTGGTATCGCTGCTGCTGCTAAGGTTTTTGGATAA
- a CDS encoding DUF5340 domain-containing protein — MEQLPLPAPIHYELILQLLEKQTMGAVNNNKDLRHEVNQLIITLRKAAAQQKRLEEICQASSLAVDHRWSLNHLGGKVVSDQK; from the coding sequence ATGGAGCAACTTCCTTTACCTGCGCCTATCCACTACGAACTTATACTGCAACTGTTAGAAAAGCAAACAATGGGTGCTGTAAATAACAATAAGGATTTACGGCACGAAGTTAATCAGCTAATTATTACCCTGAGAAAAGCTGCGGCACAACAAAAGCGATTAGAGGAAATTTGTCAAGCTTCCTCTTTAGCGGTGGATCACCGGTGGTCACTTAATCATCTGGGTGGAAAAGTGGTTTCCGATCAAAAATAA
- the trpC gene encoding indole-3-glycerol phosphate synthase TrpC encodes MQIRRRSPSPAIDVSIVRYQAVLEDAEPNNVLEEIVWYKETEVEQMREKLPLKELQKKALSAPPTRDFVAALRQGKTKPALIAEVKKASPSKGVLRADFDPVEIAKAYEEGGASCLSVLTDKRFFQGGFENLSLVRAAVDLPLLCKEFIIYPYQMYLARVNGADAVLLIAAILSDQDLQYFVKIANGLKMAALIEVHSLEELDRVLALDGISLVGINNRNLEDFSVDLQTTCQLLKDRGSQLQERNILVVSESGLHTPEDLSIVETAGASAVLVGEYLVKQPDPKLAINQLFSK; translated from the coding sequence ATGCAAATTCGTCGTCGTTCCCCAAGTCCAGCTATTGATGTCTCTATTGTTCGCTACCAAGCAGTATTAGAGGATGCTGAACCAAATAATGTTCTTGAAGAAATTGTTTGGTATAAAGAAACAGAAGTTGAACAAATGCGGGAAAAATTGCCGTTAAAAGAACTGCAAAAAAAAGCCCTTTCTGCACCTCCTACCCGTGATTTTGTCGCTGCGTTGCGTCAAGGGAAAACTAAACCCGCACTGATCGCCGAAGTTAAAAAAGCATCACCAAGTAAGGGAGTGCTACGGGCAGATTTTGACCCGGTAGAAATAGCTAAAGCTTATGAAGAAGGTGGTGCAAGTTGTCTTTCTGTTCTCACCGATAAAAGGTTTTTTCAAGGTGGTTTTGAAAACTTATCTCTAGTCCGTGCTGCCGTAGATTTGCCATTGTTATGTAAGGAATTTATCATTTATCCTTATCAAATGTATTTGGCGCGAGTGAATGGCGCAGATGCAGTTTTATTGATAGCCGCAATTCTCAGTGATCAAGATTTACAGTATTTCGTTAAAATTGCTAATGGACTAAAAATGGCGGCTTTGATTGAAGTCCATAGTTTAGAAGAACTTGACCGAGTTTTGGCTTTAGATGGTATTTCTTTAGTTGGTATCAATAATCGCAACTTAGAAGATTTTTCTGTTGATTTGCAAACTACTTGTCAATTACTGAAAGACAGAGGTAGTCAATTACAAGAAAGAAATATTTTAGTAGTAAGTGAATCAGGACTACATACACCAGAAGATTTAAGTATAGTAGAAACAGCCGGTGCATCAGCTGTACTGGTTGGTGAGTATTTGGTAAAACAACCAGATCCCAAACTAGCAATTAATCAGCTTTTTAGTAAATAA
- the lpdA gene encoding dihydrolipoyl dehydrogenase — MSSGFDYDLVIIGAGVGGHGAALHAAHYGLKTAIIEAGDMGGTCVNRGCIPSKALLAASGKVRELRNAHHLKSLGIEIGGVSFEREAIANHANNLVSKIQGDLTNSLKRLGVDIIRGWGKIAGSQKVSVMTDSGDKTITAQNIILSPGSVPFVPPGIEIDGKTVFTSDQGVKLESLPQWIAIIGSGYIGLEFSDVYTALGCEVTMIEALDVLMPGFDRDIAKLAERVLITPRDIETKVGIYAKRVIPGSPVVIELADFQTKEDLEVLEVDACLVATGRIPATKNLGLESVGVELDKRNFIPVNDSMEVLSSGELVPNLYAIGDANGKMMLAHAASAQGIIAVENILGKNKTVDYRSIPAAAFTHPEVSYVGLTETAAQELGLAEGFEIGTAKSYFKGNSKALAENEADGIAKVIYRSDTGEVLGVHIFGAHASDLIHEASAAVANRQSVKDLAYLVHAHPTLSEVLDEAYKRAIAS; from the coding sequence GTGAGTTCTGGATTTGATTACGATTTAGTGATTATTGGCGCGGGTGTAGGTGGTCATGGTGCTGCTCTACACGCCGCTCATTATGGTTTGAAAACGGCGATTATTGAAGCTGGAGATATGGGAGGGACCTGTGTTAACCGGGGTTGTATTCCTTCCAAAGCTTTGTTAGCTGCTTCCGGTAAGGTGCGGGAGTTACGTAACGCTCACCATCTCAAGTCTTTGGGAATTGAAATTGGTGGTGTATCATTCGAGCGAGAGGCGATCGCTAATCATGCTAATAATCTTGTCTCGAAAATTCAAGGTGACTTAACCAACAGTCTCAAACGTTTGGGAGTCGATATTATCCGGGGTTGGGGAAAAATCGCTGGTTCACAAAAAGTCAGTGTGATGACGGATAGTGGTGACAAAACTATCACGGCGCAAAATATCATTCTTTCTCCTGGTTCTGTTCCTTTTGTTCCTCCCGGAATAGAAATAGATGGTAAAACAGTCTTTACCAGTGACCAAGGTGTAAAGTTAGAATCTTTACCTCAGTGGATAGCTATTATTGGTAGTGGTTACATCGGTTTAGAATTTTCTGATGTTTACACTGCTTTGGGTTGTGAAGTTACCATGATTGAAGCCCTGGATGTATTAATGCCAGGATTTGATCGGGATATTGCTAAACTGGCAGAACGGGTTTTAATTACTCCCCGTGATATTGAAACCAAAGTGGGAATATACGCAAAAAGGGTAATTCCTGGTTCTCCTGTTGTCATTGAGTTAGCAGACTTCCAAACAAAAGAAGATTTAGAAGTTTTAGAAGTTGATGCTTGTTTAGTAGCTACAGGTCGCATCCCCGCTACTAAAAATCTCGGTTTAGAGTCTGTGGGTGTAGAACTGGATAAACGGAATTTTATCCCTGTGAATGATAGTATGGAAGTGCTTTCATCTGGTGAATTAGTTCCTAACCTCTATGCCATTGGTGATGCTAACGGTAAAATGATGTTGGCTCATGCCGCTTCGGCTCAAGGTATCATTGCTGTAGAAAATATCCTGGGTAAAAACAAAACAGTAGACTATCGCAGCATTCCCGCAGCAGCTTTTACCCATCCAGAAGTGAGTTATGTGGGTTTAACAGAAACAGCAGCCCAAGAATTAGGTTTAGCAGAAGGTTTTGAAATTGGTACTGCTAAGAGTTACTTTAAGGGTAATTCTAAAGCTTTGGCAGAAAACGAAGCCGATGGCATTGCTAAAGTAATTTATCGTTCAGATACAGGCGAAGTTTTAGGTGTGCATATTTTCGGCGCACACGCTTCTGATTTAATTCATGAAGCATCAGCCGCAGTTGCAAACCGTCAATCTGTAAAAGATTTGGCTTATTTGGTTCACGCCCATCCTACACTATCAGAAGTGTTAGATGAAGCCTACAAACGAGCGATCGCTAGTTAG
- a CDS encoding rRNA large subunit pseudouridine synthase E, translating to MTNEFKYIIFHKPYGVLSQFTEESPQHITLKNYIDVPDVYPVGRLDWDSEGLLLLTNDGPLQHRLSHPRFGHKRTYWVQVERIPDQEAINKLCTGVEIQNYRTRPAQVKLFSEEPIVSERNPPIRFRKNIPTAWLEMTLTEGKNRQVRRMTAAVGFPTLRLIRVSIGQLQLNGLQLSEWRNLTPSEIQGLKKSRI from the coding sequence ATGACCAATGAATTTAAGTATATTATTTTTCATAAACCCTATGGTGTCCTGAGTCAATTTACCGAAGAATCTCCGCAACACATTACATTGAAAAACTACATTGATGTACCTGATGTTTATCCTGTGGGGCGTTTAGACTGGGACAGTGAAGGTTTATTGTTGTTAACTAATGATGGACCGTTACAGCATCGTCTTTCTCACCCCCGGTTTGGGCATAAACGCACCTACTGGGTGCAGGTAGAACGTATCCCAGATCAAGAAGCTATCAACAAATTATGTACAGGGGTAGAAATTCAAAATTACCGGACTCGTCCTGCCCAAGTTAAGCTATTTTCAGAAGAACCTATAGTGAGTGAGCGCAACCCCCCGATTAGATTTAGGAAAAATATTCCTACAGCTTGGCTGGAAATGACTCTCACAGAAGGGAAAAACCGCCAGGTGCGACGCATGACTGCTGCTGTAGGATTTCCCACTTTAAGATTAATCAGGGTCAGTATTGGTCAATTACAATTAAATGGTTTACAACTAAGTGAATGGCGCAACCTCACACCCTCAGAAATCCAAGGTTTGAAAAAGTCACGAATTTAA
- a CDS encoding 2Fe-2S iron-sulfur cluster-binding protein, which produces MVQTHTVKVHNRQTGASHTLQVPEDRYILHTGENHGIELPFSCRNGACTTCAVRVISGEIYQPEAIGLSPDLRRQGYALLCVSYARSDLEVETQDEDEVYELQFGRFFGKGKVKAGLPLDED; this is translated from the coding sequence ATGGTTCAGACCCACACAGTCAAAGTTCACAACCGCCAAACAGGCGCATCACACACCCTGCAAGTTCCAGAAGACCGTTATATCCTGCATACAGGGGAAAATCATGGCATAGAACTGCCCTTTTCTTGCCGTAACGGGGCTTGTACAACCTGCGCTGTCAGGGTAATCTCAGGAGAAATTTACCAACCAGAAGCTATTGGATTATCCCCAGATTTACGCCGTCAAGGTTACGCTTTGTTGTGTGTGAGTTATGCCCGTTCGGATTTAGAAGTAGAAACACAAGACGAAGACGAAGTTTATGAACTTCAGTTTGGGCGCTTTTTTGGTAAGGGCAAAGTTAAAGCGGGTTTACCCTTAGATGAAGATTAG
- a CDS encoding thermonuclease family protein, with the protein MKIVPRCSYLQAKIAALVSCLGMWAQKVAILSCLLLLVSCQGKNQPANIITEVKLARVVSGQTLEVLGLGEQPNITSQVRLIGLDAPDLRQRPWGEDAKALLENLIGDSEKTGKTEQPEQPEQPEKTIKLEFDLETKDKFGRTLAYVWKDQVFLNEQVLKQGYALFIGRSPNHKYDERLENAQHWARLMGQGIWNPENPMRQTPGEYRRMNR; encoded by the coding sequence ATGAAGATTGTCCCAAGGTGCAGCTACTTACAGGCTAAAATTGCTGCTTTAGTATCTTGTTTGGGTATGTGGGCGCAAAAAGTAGCAATTTTATCTTGTTTGTTGTTGTTGGTCAGTTGTCAAGGCAAAAATCAGCCAGCAAATATCATCACTGAGGTAAAATTAGCGCGGGTTGTCAGCGGACAAACTTTAGAAGTGCTGGGGTTGGGAGAACAACCAAATATCACTTCCCAAGTCCGCTTAATTGGTTTAGATGCGCCTGATTTACGTCAGCGTCCGTGGGGAGAGGATGCTAAAGCACTACTAGAAAACTTAATTGGTGATAGTGAAAAAACTGGAAAAACTGAACAACCTGAACAACCTGAACAACCTGAAAAAACTATCAAACTAGAGTTTGATCTAGAAACCAAAGACAAATTTGGGCGAACCTTGGCTTATGTGTGGAAAGATCAGGTGTTTTTGAATGAACAAGTCCTCAAACAAGGGTATGCTCTATTTATAGGGCGATCGCCAAATCACAAATACGATGAACGCCTAGAAAATGCCCAACATTGGGCAAGATTGATGGGACAAGGTATCTGGAACCCAGAAAACCCCATGCGTCAAACTCCTGGTGAGTATCGGAGGATGAATAGGTGA
- a CDS encoding inositol monophosphatase family protein, translating into MTNLQIFLDIATEAALFAGVILQDYLGKVEDATTEKGRPGDLVTAADKASEKVILEIINRHFPQHSILAEESGKLGNQTSEYLWAIDPLDGTTNYAHQYPCFAVSIGLFIQGVPKVGVIYDPFHNELFRAAAGLGATRNRRPIKVSQTSELSKSLLVTGFAYDRRETKDNNYAEFCHLTHLTQGVRRGGSAALDLAYVACGRVDGYWERGIAPWDIAAGIILVQEAGGKVTAYNGGDLQIDSGRILATNGSIHNNLSQELMQVQPLSTW; encoded by the coding sequence ATGACTAACTTACAAATTTTTCTCGATATCGCTACCGAAGCTGCCTTATTTGCTGGTGTAATTTTGCAAGATTATTTAGGTAAAGTAGAAGACGCGACTACCGAAAAAGGCAGACCTGGTGATTTAGTTACCGCTGCTGATAAAGCTTCTGAAAAAGTGATTTTGGAAATTATCAACCGTCACTTTCCCCAACATTCTATTCTCGCGGAAGAATCAGGAAAATTGGGAAATCAAACCAGTGAATATCTCTGGGCTATTGATCCTCTAGATGGTACAACTAACTACGCCCATCAATATCCCTGTTTTGCTGTTTCCATTGGTTTGTTTATTCAGGGAGTGCCAAAAGTCGGTGTAATTTATGATCCTTTCCATAATGAATTATTCCGGGCTGCTGCTGGTTTAGGTGCAACACGCAACCGCCGACCGATTAAGGTTTCTCAAACTTCTGAACTGAGTAAAAGTTTGTTGGTAACAGGCTTTGCTTATGATCGTAGGGAAACCAAGGATAATAACTATGCAGAATTTTGTCATCTTACCCATCTGACCCAAGGTGTAAGGCGGGGCGGTTCTGCTGCTCTAGATTTAGCTTATGTGGCCTGTGGTCGTGTTGATGGCTATTGGGAAAGAGGTATTGCACCTTGGGATATTGCAGCTGGTATAATTTTAGTTCAGGAAGCAGGTGGTAAAGTTACCGCTTATAATGGTGGAGATTTACAAATTGATTCTGGCAGAATCCTGGCTACTAATGGTTCTATTCATAACAATCTCAGTCAGGAACTTATGCAAGTTCAGCCTTTGTCAACTTGGTAA
- a CDS encoding J domain-containing protein has translation MSFKIDGGLFKYDFVDHHAVLCIPVDASAGEVRKRYLKIARRLHPDSAAVIKSHEKEIATELLSKLVNPAYEKLSLERNRAEYTLILSQIGKRLAQEPVEVVLTTEAAKQLAIAPNIELLYKQELAKIAETQFVDLLQTPQIIAQVSELNLVYLMRRAGRLMTTPQSIKASGTSSTPRPPLPPPPTPKTDAVVEQYLRRAQTFIENNQFVQAKLEIQDALKLAPKNSHCHSWMAMIYLRQNQLKMAKIYFENALKLDPNEKLALEWKPKLDKVLGNQSGTNQGRKPANNGDTQPDKSGNGGLFGGLFGGKKK, from the coding sequence ATGTCTTTTAAAATAGATGGCGGATTATTCAAATATGATTTTGTAGATCATCACGCAGTTTTGTGTATTCCAGTTGATGCGAGTGCTGGGGAAGTACGTAAACGCTATCTCAAAATCGCCCGTCGCTTGCACCCAGATAGTGCTGCTGTGATCAAAAGTCATGAAAAAGAGATAGCCACTGAATTATTATCTAAACTGGTTAATCCTGCTTATGAAAAACTGTCATTAGAACGCAATAGAGCCGAATATACTTTAATTTTGTCGCAAATTGGCAAGCGTCTGGCACAAGAACCAGTAGAGGTGGTACTGACTACAGAGGCAGCCAAGCAATTAGCGATCGCTCCCAATATTGAACTATTGTATAAACAGGAATTGGCTAAAATTGCCGAAACTCAATTTGTTGATTTGCTGCAAACTCCCCAAATCATTGCCCAAGTTAGCGAATTGAATTTAGTTTACCTGATGCGGCGTGCAGGACGGTTAATGACTACGCCCCAATCTATTAAAGCCTCTGGTACTTCTAGCACTCCACGCCCACCCCTACCACCTCCTCCTACACCAAAAACAGATGCGGTGGTAGAACAGTATCTGCGACGCGCTCAAACTTTTATTGAAAATAATCAGTTTGTCCAAGCAAAATTAGAAATACAAGATGCTTTGAAGCTTGCTCCTAAAAATAGTCACTGTCATAGCTGGATGGCAATGATATATTTACGGCAAAATCAGCTAAAAATGGCTAAGATTTACTTTGAAAATGCACTGAAATTAGATCCAAATGAAAAATTAGCTTTGGAATGGAAGCCTAAACTTGATAAAGTTTTAGGAAATCAATCTGGTACTAATCAGGGAAGGAAACCTGCCAATAATGGAGATACCCAACCCGATAAGTCTGGAAATGGTGGTTTATTTGGTGGTTTGTTTGGTGGGAAGAAAAAATAA
- a CDS encoding ATP phosphoribosyltransferase regulatory subunit yields MVYQPAAGARDLLPLDVAQKRWIEDRLQQVFHRWGYHRIITSTLERMDTLMAGEAIQRHKVIQLQNGQDEELGLRPELTASIARTVVTRMAEASYPQRLYYNANVFRRNWEKRHNQQQEYFQAGVELLGAGGLLANAEVLLLVANCLEALDLRGWHLILGEAGITKSLLDAFPANIRSEVRNAIANLDRVTLDTLPLSEELLQRARIMLDLRGKSADVLQKVSSLDLDADQQAAVNNLKSLVELLESEGKFSLILDLSLIQTIDYYTGIVFEVVSDTEGQALVLGRGGRYDRLLGLYHPQGQNIPGIGFELSIDDLYQILASSQQLPQSIPASNWLVVREDQNADAAAFAYAQKLRDSAHLVRVEMDLGGRDAEEIRQYARDRSIAQIAWINSDGRPTIEAVR; encoded by the coding sequence ATGGTGTATCAACCAGCAGCGGGAGCTAGGGATTTATTACCCTTGGATGTGGCGCAAAAACGCTGGATTGAAGATAGATTACAACAGGTTTTTCATCGTTGGGGATATCACAGGATTATCACCTCAACGTTGGAACGGATGGATACGCTGATGGCAGGTGAAGCAATTCAGCGCCATAAGGTCATACAATTACAAAATGGGCAAGATGAAGAATTGGGTTTGCGTCCAGAACTCACCGCTTCTATAGCTCGGACTGTGGTTACTCGCATGGCTGAAGCAAGCTATCCCCAACGGTTGTATTACAATGCTAATGTATTTCGCCGTAACTGGGAAAAGCGCCATAACCAGCAACAGGAGTATTTTCAAGCTGGGGTGGAGTTGCTGGGTGCGGGCGGTTTACTGGCAAATGCAGAAGTGCTTTTGTTGGTAGCCAATTGTTTAGAAGCTTTAGATTTGCGCGGATGGCATTTAATTTTAGGTGAAGCGGGAATTACTAAATCTCTGCTGGATGCTTTTCCCGCTAATATCAGAAGTGAAGTGAGAAATGCGATCGCAAATTTGGATCGTGTGACTCTCGATACTTTACCTCTGAGTGAAGAATTGCTCCAACGCGCTAGAATCATGTTAGATTTACGCGGTAAAAGTGCTGATGTGCTGCAAAAAGTCAGCAGTTTAGATTTGGATGCGGACCAACAAGCAGCGGTAAATAACCTGAAATCCCTGGTAGAATTACTAGAATCAGAAGGTAAATTTTCTTTGATTTTGGATCTCAGTTTGATTCAAACTATTGACTACTACACAGGAATTGTGTTTGAAGTAGTTAGTGATACTGAAGGTCAGGCTTTAGTTTTAGGGCGTGGTGGTCGTTATGACCGGCTTTTAGGGCTATATCATCCCCAAGGGCAAAATATTCCTGGGATTGGTTTTGAATTAAGCATTGATGATTTATACCAAATTTTAGCATCGAGTCAGCAATTACCGCAAAGTATACCCGCGAGTAACTGGTTAGTAGTTCGAGAAGATCAAAATGCTGATGCTGCTGCTTTTGCTTATGCCCAAAAGTTACGAGATTCTGCCCATTTAGTGCGGGTAGAAATGGACTTGGGGGGAAGGGATGCAGAAGAAATTCGCCAATATGCACGCGATCGCTCTATTGCCCAAATCGCCTGGATTAACTCCGATGGTAGACCCACAATTGAAGCAGTTCGTTAA